A segment of the Mytilus trossulus isolate FHL-02 chromosome 12, PNRI_Mtr1.1.1.hap1, whole genome shotgun sequence genome:
ATTATATGTCGCATACGCGTCGTTTGTTTAAGTTGATTTTCAATCACTTTTACACAGCGGTGTAATTCGGGATACGAGAATTGTTCCAGGAGAAGTTTGTTAAACATACACATGTATTTACGatcatatttacattttgaaaatcgTATAACAATCCAGAAAAGATCAGAggaattaaaatattcatattatttaattttacaatttcgtagttttgttttatcataccAAGAATGAAACCATTTTACAATTTcgtagttttgttttatttaccctttgaatgtttttaattaaattatttttggcatttttcataaaaactttaaacaaagGGTTGCCTGTATTTTTTGCACAATGTTCAATACTTTACGAGCTTGAAAGCCAAATAGTTGATGAACAAAGAGAAAACTTCAGGGTTCCTTTATCTTAGCTATAACACGAAATTTTCCAACGAAAACGTATATCTTACCACAAAGTCCATTGTCACAGTGATCAGGGCAATCCCCACACTTAACACCAGCCGTGTAAGGTCTTTGGATATCTTCATAGTATTGgctaaacaaaaacatataacaaCACTTGTTCACTCTGTTGAATATGAAGTTCTAAACAAAATTTCTATATTATGAGTTCTTTAGGTTTTGCATTGTTTTTGcgtgtttttcttttaatccATTGAAACTCATAGCTGCCGTTATGTAGTTATAGTgatagaaataaactcatcatagataccaggaatgaAATTATTCTATTTACGtcagaagcgcgtttcgtctactaagAGTCATCATTGATGCTCGAATCAAAAAGTGCCAGAATGGccttataacaaaaaaagatggaGGATGGATACATAATTTTGATTTCACCACAATATATGTGATATCAGTGCTTTCTGTGACAATGGACAACTATTTTCCTCAGAATAAGGCAATACGGATTATTGCCCatcattttagttttattgGTCCTGTACTTATGTTAGTATGATCAGTCATTTTATATGTGCTATCTGGCTATGATGGATTCTTTTTGTTTTGcccttttttttaatagttcgAAATCATCAAAAGCAAAACCGAACACTCCTCTCCCCAAGCCACTTACCCATACGCATAATTGCACACCATTGATGTTTTATCTGTACGTCCTACACACTCAGCATACCCACATCCAACTTTTGTAATATGCCAACTGGCcaactaaaatatataaaatggtcAATTCATAGcgatatttaagaaaataaatattattatcaatgtatataataacattttgaatataaaaatgttttgtaaagttttgtttttgacctTTTACATTTAATTAGCTTCTTTCCGTATACCTATGTAGATTCacaaattgttttacttttgcaATATCTCAGCTTTTGAATATTGTGTTGATACAAAATTTCCACAAATAGTTAATTAAATCATCGGCAATTAAATACATTAAACGTTGTGCCGAATATGTAGACGACGATTTACTAAAGTTTTAAATTCGTCAATCGTGTTAAAAATCCATATTTAagacccaacactttcacttcaattaatttggctcgtttaattttcataaaattttgtcaaagtatcaACTTTGACTCACTtacaaagatataaaaaaaatctaaaattttgaaccaaccgttttatcagaaaaattacaagggttatatagcagtttgacaaacaccaattttgatcattgagaagcatAATATTTCTTATACAACATAATTATCTTTTCttttacgtatttttttttggtaagttTAATTCACGGTGTTTAGTGAGAATGTTATAGAAGAAACGTGTTAGCTATTCCTGTTTAAGAATCAGTTTGAGAGGCGCAAACtatttgcaaatatttatatttcaatgggagcacataaattgtttttctttgtttgacataaaaatgagaggtttatctagctataaaTCCAGATTTATTCCAACATGTTCTACATGAGAATTTGTCAGTACCAAGTTAATttaagaatatgacagtttttattcattcctttgatgtatttgagctttcgattttgccatttgattaagaacTTTCCTCggtgttcggtatttttgttattttactttttgcaaatTATTACATTTCAATGGTAGCAAATAAGGTCTGAATGAGAGCAACTGATTTGTTAGAAATTGCGTTTGATTTCGGTCAAATAATAATTTGCAAAGAAACCGTATAAATGGGGGAGGGGGGAGGCGGGAGAACTACAAAAACATTATCAATTAGCCAAAATCACTAAAATTAGGTATACATTTACCTCAAGAATAAATTTGCCgctgattttaaaataatattaacataCACACCAAGCACAAGAAAATTTCTAAAGACTCTACACGTCATCTTTTTCCAAAACTTCTACGACGTATGACACTCTGTCCATATATAATTTGGAACAAAATCAAaagagtaggtccggtaagagccgattttggcctcaaatttcaggttcatctatcgaaagattttgaacactttttaaacacttaagtgtctatttcaattgatttgataagttattgtgaaataattcaactgatttagtcattgaaaacgctccgattcaagctttaacatgaaaaatctatcaaatatgctaaaaaaacgtcacttttcagatgtgttttgtcaaaaataaaagtgctATAGTTTGGGGCCAAAAGAgttcttactgaacctacttcttttttgtatataaatattttgacatcgTAACTTTTAAACGTATAGCAACCTGTGTAAAATGTCCAATGTCAGTCCACCGAAGAGTCTTTGTTCCAAAACCATATGCAAAGTTAACTTTTTCgtcataaaattgttttacacaatCTTCCCATGATTTACTCCCAATGCACATGTTCTGTCCGACATATATACCAGGCATAGCTGAAAGGAAGATAACATTGTGTTTAATAAGATAACTAGTTATACCAGGCATTATagttcaaaaaaaaattaagagaaTCTTCTATAGATataagcagatgtggtatgaatgccaatgagacaaactCTTCGTCAAAGTTAGAATATgtaaaaggtaaaccattatatttcAAAGAACTGTACTAAACCCGGAGCCCTAGCTCACAACGAACAGCCATCTATAAAAAGTCCTAAAATGattagtgtaaaacaattcaaacaggaataccaacggtctaatctatattcaaacacagaaacgaaaaacacgAATGAACCCCATCAATAAACGGCAACCACCAACCAATGCAACAGGTGCAACAAATGCAACGGGTTAatacgttttaatggtaccaaacattcacccttatctgaaacaaaagtgtaatatcataacatagaaagacacactataaaatatcaattggcatgACTTTACTCAATGAAAAGACGcagtaaaacaaatgaacattCATCGAACGAATAAGTTTGACCTTTTTGATGTTACAGCAAGGTAGTTACAGGTTATCcgtttacattcaatgacatatttgtatatgtaaataATGGTTATTTTTGCATTTGTAATATTCCGAGACCAGTGGCTTGTATTGAGCaaccaattaaaaaatcatGGAATGAATTTAAGCGCTCCTGTCCAcatgtctttttaaaattggcaCAACCTGTTATCATTTAGGTATTCTATGAGAACTATCAACATTAAATAGAATATCTTATCAAAATTGGAGTCTACCATCTTCCTCCGAATAACCAATATTTGGAGAACAGGGGAAATCTTAAcgtccagcggcaaatatttcgTACATTCCAGAACGacaacaaattaacaattaattACATATGAAGGTCATGCAATTAAGGCCGTCGGGAATTGGTCGCTGGAATTCTGACTGCCATTGGAAAGAATGGGCACATAAATGTTCCTTTGCAACAGGTAATCTACGAACCGCTTAAAGAGATGTCACAAGGGTTCCTATCGCAATGGCACTCTCTTCACATGAGgcatcaaatttaaaatccGCATTCTTAACAGACGTGGCTGCCTTTGTAATATTCCACACAACCAAAAAACAACCTACCTTGGTAAGCATTTTACTGTCTGTTAGAGGAAGACCAATTTctaccatatttctattccccagtcacccttaaGATGGCAACTATGTAAATCGATCGACTATGTCGAATATGATCAATATtacttatttattaaaatacgGTCATGCTTACATGATGGTCGTCTATTAACAAGCTCGTCATGTGCAAACTGACACTGTTCGGCATGATGTTGAGCAGTATTTGCTAGTTCGTCGTCCCAGTACTGAAAAAACAGTCATTGAAATTGTCCAAGTAGGATGTTTATTACACAtataatcaaatacaattactcctttttttaaataccgCAATGAGCAGTTTTGTCTGGCGTCTGGATTATTAAGTTTTAACCTTGGTACCTTTGGTAACTATTTGTGTTTGAAGGAGCCTGAAGTTAGGTGTGAAAATTAAAACAGCCAcgtgtatttataaaattctgCTGTCATAAGCGTTGTATTCGTATGATGAATACACAGTGTAATGCGTGCAATAATAGAAAAGATATGCGTGGTAATAAACTTcagttatgtttttatttatcaactTAAAAACAACAACCAATCTAAACCGAACGACAAAATTTGAAACAGATTAACTACAATGCGACAGTTCTTCTTTGAAATTCAAGGGGTCTATAGTTGCTAGGTAGttcttatttctttttgaaCTTGCCCGATCCGAAATTTGCTCATATGGAAATAGTCAAACGCACACGGAAGCTGTTCAGAGCAAAAGGTCTTTAATTAATGGTAGACAAGAGTGTTCATGTCACGTTATAAATCGCTCcaaatgtgaaataaattttgaagGACTTCAACAGAATCAATCGAAGAAGTATTCCTCACAATTAGTcaagaacaaaacaaattaaccaAGAAGTCCAACCATTGACGAGATTTTGGACTGGACCATTGACATATACTGTACATTCTATGTAATTTATCGGATTTAGAATTTGTCTTTAATTTCATAACGCTTTATAACCGAGTCAAGATATGTCAGATTTATTAACATTAGGTTTATGAATTCTGTATCCTCAAGCAAAAAAAGACAAATCGTTTTTCCTCggatttatattatatttagtaTTAAAGAATTgagttcattttcaattttgtcaacaaaaaccctctagtttttatttgttatacataCCAGTTTCATCATATTGGTAGCATTGTGTCCAATCATACGCCTGTATTTGTTGTGAATGTCAACAATTGCTTGCTTCTCTGCTTGTGAGATGCCAGCATTAGCTACTTGGTATTTCTGAAAAGATAGTACATCGGTACTTTATGTGCCACAATATTAATAAACCGAGAAGGAAAACATTGGAGAAACCCTCCAATTCAAAAGAACATGTACTTTTCCAACCTCAAATGCGACATAACTTTGCAAATagaattcaacaaatatttctaaaatttgtttttcaaaattaattctAGATAACTTATTACAAATTAAGTTAGacaaaatgttacacataaagttagaattattgtataaataggtatgttttttatgataacaattgaaatacatgtTTCAAAAACGTACTTACTTCTTAAATTTTCTAGATGTTCACCCATTCTATGCATTTCAACAATTTTCTTAGTTTTTTATGTATCTTCGTGTTAGTTTAAGTCTGCTACATTTGTTTTGATTGGACGTCGTTATATATTTTTGAGGGTAAAATCCACGATTTAACTATCGCAATTATCTACACAATCGCAGACGTAACCATTTAGGTCAAAATTATGCACGATTTAGCAAGTGAATTGAAGTATGAATTGCCGATGTGCATTTTAGATACTATAGATCCGTATTACAGCTCCTCTATAGAGATACCCAAAATCCTATATTTCGTTGGTAAGTATAAAACTGCGACACAGCATAATACTCCTGTGGAATTATCAAAATCCTACAGGAATATGGAGGATCCTGATCGTGGTTTTGTGccgattttttaaattcaatgcaaattggttttttttttttgttgcaaatGTATTGTATTATGATTATCCAATAATATCGAACTTCTCCTTGTTTAGTGAATGATTGCATGctacttaaaatttgaattggatttttaaaaaatgtagcAATTGTAATACCTGAATGCCTGCAGCATGTCCATCTGAAAATGGAATCAAagttaacatataaaaaaagtatttcatgaatttactgtgtacatttgtatttcaattatttctgtttaagtgaataaaataaatggaaaaataaaaagtatgacCATTAATgaagtgaagaaaaaaaaaacaagtcaatTTTAAAGGTTCTTGTTTGTCCTGTCAAATGCTTATGGTGATGACCAAAACTCTTTTCATGAATTATTTTCCGAGACACGTAGTCGTTATCTTATTCTTAATTAATAAAGTCAATCCTCTGCAAGTAGTCTACACAAATTAAGATACCTGCTTTTGTTGCAACTGGTATATCCGTAACCCAGTCCTTGTGAAGTAAAGGATCACCAACACTGGCTGACAaaacaagggagataactgcGGAAGCAACAACAATTTTGAACATCATAGTCGATCTTCTGCTgagaataaatttaataaatccaagtgatctgtatatatatacatgtatgtagtaacAGTATGGCACAACCCATAGAACTTGTTTACATTGGTTGCATAGTGGGTGTACGCAAACATCGTACCACTTTAGGTAAGCTTtatcaaactttatttattttttctatagaattgatacaataaattgattttgtgtttgtttgaaGGTTGCCATTGACCGTCAAAGTCATTTCTTTATCACTATTTAACTTTGCTTTTTTCGTTTTGTTAAtcttttggtaatttttaatttttcaatgtcATCTTATCTGAAAGTTTAACTTGTATTCTAAGTTGTATGCCAATATGTGCCCTACTCCTGTCATTCGGGTACATTTATCAAACATATAGTggttttaaaaagtcattttacctgcaatttatgttttgattaaaattgaatattagAATTAATGCATGTGTCatactgattttgttttattaattttagtgTTAGAAGTAAATTATGATTAGATATTTTCGTCTTGTCTATTCACAaatgtgtacatatatatatatatatatacaatatcatCAGAActaaattaatattaaacaatatGCAGAGATGATGGATCACCAGAAAGAAAGTAGGGGTCCTCTTTTATGGCGAAGGACACTGCATTGTGAAAACGGAATAAAAAcggacaaatatttcatgtttgcCATTTTCTAAAGTCCTTAATTCGTTCATGTATTTCATTCGggtaaccatttttttttatccttagTGTATGCTGTTTGGCCTTTTGCCGTTTTTCGTGTTTTGCCGttgcattgtcattttgttttcgacttaCATCTTTCTCCTCTCTTATCGAAGTTGAAATCTTTCTTCTCTCttagtgaagttgaaattatcccttcgtaaattttacggacgccatcacgagttggttgaccgttatggaataaccgtttcacaaatgatataggaaatgttccttacgtcgtaactacaatccccttccctttatgaatgtgacctaccgaattagactattcaccggatttgttatcccataagcaacacgatgggtgccacatttgaagcaggatctgcttacccttacggcggagcacctgcgatcacccttagttttggtggggttcgtgttgtttattctttagttttctattttgtgtcatgtgtagtattgtttgtctgtttgtctttttcattttgagcaatggcgttgtcagtttatttacgatttatgagtttgactgtccctttgacATCTTCCTCTTTTATTCATTCAACAATTGTATATTTTGCGATTGAATGATTTCCTTTCCACAATTTGATTAGAATATAGCTCCTATGACCATGCTAACAAGGATCGAACACAGCATTTGGATTTGAATCAGATTGTCCCGACACATATTGGATTGAAACACTAGTACTTTGATAAATAACTGGTATATATGCCTTAGTAGCAATAGAGCATGCGCTTCATACATGTTGTTTTGTTATCGACTTTACACATATTATAAAGCTATAAAGAAATTCGCAAATTGCTGCCTAATTCGAGTAAACTTATGCCATACGATAAATAGCCCTACTTCCGGCTATAGGTAGCACATATCAAATCGTGTACACTACTGCAAAATCTGTTGTATTGCAAAAATTACGGTAATcgaaataaaacatacaataatcTGCTCTACACAGtagcaaaaacaattgtttgaatgACAATTGTGAATCCAGATCTTATTTGGCGCATTATATTTGCGCGCATTTGGGTATTGTATATTTGACCGTTTGTGAGCAGTGTATCTGTCGAAGTGATAGTCGGTTATGAGAGTGTACATGGTCTCCTTTCAGCAAATAATTGATAATTCAACCGCTCTTCGTCCAGATCCTGTTCTGTCGCTATTTGTTGCTTTGATCTAATTTACTGATGATTTCTTTTATCAGCAAAGTaaagtgatatgaaaaataatcgctagaaactaagggcGCACGTGAAATTACAAAACAGCATCGTCaaaggtaaaatagcgataaacagattatcattggtcatgtCAACTCAATTGATTTTCTCAATCTCGGCGTACCGGCTCAAGCGGGCAAAGCCATCTTGTTGAGGTGACACACGATAATCCATAATTATCTTCCGTAGTGATAATTAATCGGTAATAAGGTGTGTGCTTGATATAGTTGAATCGACAACAATAGAGTTTCTTTTGTAACTATAGATTGAGCAAAGATTTTGGCAACCGAGGAACAGGATCTTTTGATTGCACACTTACCGAAAAATGTGGTGAAAaatattgagtttttttttttttttttttttaagacttgaaatacatttattgaaaatcaccTGATTACATTTTCCTTGTATAACTCAGGGAAGAATACACAAGGGGCCCTGTGTTTACAATGATCCAACGTCCAGGGATAAACGGTGGActctatcataaaaaaaaatctatttaatatttttttccatacaTAAGTTATACATTCATATTAATTACACAGATTGAGTTTgcgtataaaatgttcacaATATTctacagtaaataaaatacattaataaaagtcCCCCAAAACACACTACAATCTACACAATAATTTACCTTTACTTATATAATtggcatttaattttttgtacttttaacacCTGGATTACATTGTTATGTGTCGGTCAGTGGTTTTATAGGTCACATGCTCGACCTTGTAAATGCGTGTATTGTATATTTCTATCGTTGGATGTATTATGTtctaaaaaggaaaagaaagtaAGTACAAATTATTTCGTCACTTACTAATGTATAAGatttattataagttttatttcagctgcaaaattttcttttttggatGATAATGATTTGTCCATAGATTCAATTAAACTTCCCAGTTCCCGTTTTGCATATGCTATCAATTGGCTGGAAGTAAAACTTTTAGActgatatttgattatattcctACATTTCCAAATAATCCATTTAACTGTATTCATAATCGTATTAGTTATgacattgtacttttttttgtaatcgtACATTCCTAGCATGATAAGTTCTTCGCTCAATGGAATATATACTGTGTTATTTAGTACATTATATGTTTTAAGCGCATCAAAAATGTGTTCCCAAACAACCATTATAATGTTACAGTTGTGAAAAAGGTGTGTGAGAGTTTCGTtttctgttttacaaaaatgGCATTTGCCATTATTTGATTTGCCCATTCTAAATAGTTTTTGCTCCGTATAGATAATGTTATGAACAATTTTCCAGCTAATTTGATTTGCTTTCCTAGAGgacatacttttatttaaatttatccaGATCTTTTTCCACGGTAATTCCGAATTATACTGAATATTCCATTTTATTTGACAGTTTGGAACTATATCTAAATTTAACGAATATTGGATTAATTTCAAAGATATCTCACTTGGGTTTACTactttattctgtttatcgtaaaattcaaatgtatttttaatataataaccATTTTTGGGGGGTTCTGGATCAACGTGGACGTTTTTTAGTCTGTCCTTGAACAATTTAGGAATAGCTAATTTCAGCCTTGCCCATTCCGAGATCCAGTTTCTCTTATCTTTAAGAGTATTGTATATAAAGTTGTCGCTTTTGATGTTTTTCGTTTCTTCATCCCAAATATCTTTTATTGTATGAATTCCACTTTTTCCGAAGTTAGGgaaaaaaataggttttttattgtattgaatttttatgtttccaaaaagttgttGGTTTAGGATATCGTTTTTATTTATTGGACTTTGTATACTTAAAAATTTTGACCACGTTTTAATTAACTCAAGATagtattttggaaaattttccaTTTGCAATCCTCGTAAGTCCGAACACTTTgctaaaaaattattacaattatatttgatatcaaaCTTCTGTAGCCACCATTTGGCTATTGTGTTCCAGTTATCGGTTTTTGATCTTAAAATCTTTTGcatacttttgatttgtttggaTTTAATGAACGAGTCTATATTGATCATACCAATCCCCCCTTCTTCTAACGGTAAGCAACACACGTcccttttaattaaatttacttTCCCCTCCCATATAAAATTCCACATgacattgtttatttcttttttatatttttcaggtaTACCTCGCATTTCGATTTCGAACCCTATTTTAGAAATGatcaatgattttaatattaagacTCTGCCCTTCAATGTTAGGTCACGAGATTTCCAAACCTCAAGACACGCCTtaatcttctttattttttctaaccATATAGCTTCTATATCAACACTATATCCATGCATGACTCCCAATGCTTTAATTGGTTCGCTAGACCacctaatttttttatattttggtgttttatttttccaaCGACCCAAATATACCCCTACagtcttttcataatttatctTAGCACCCGATGCTTTCTCATATATTTCTAAAACCTTGAATGTTTCCTCTATTGATTCCTCTGTtctattaaaaaattgtgtatcgTCTGCAAACATGTTAATCTTAACctctttcttttcattttctatgtcagGGTGGGGTAAATTTATTCCTTGAATTTTCGGATTAGCCCTAATTGTGGCTGCCATCGGCTCTGCTTGTAAAATGTAAAGCATCGGCGATATTGGACAGCCCTGACGGATTGATCTAGAAATTGGGACGTATCTTGATTGAAAACCGTTAGTCATTAAACAAGTTTTAGCATTTTTTAGTAACATTTTAACCCATTCCCGAAAATTTtccccaaattgaaatttttctaaACATGCATCTAACCATTCCCATTCTGCATAGTCAAAAGCTTTTGTTTGATCGAGAAAAAGGATTGATCCTTCCTCGTCTTCCATATCTATAAAATCGAAAATATCTTGCAGCATTCTATTAgaatcaaaaatatttctgcCCTTAACAAACCCTTTTTGATCTGTTTCTATAATTGATGGTAGAACTATTTTCAAACGTTCAGCCAGAATTTTTGAGCAAATTTTATAGTCTACATTTAATAATGTTATAGGTCGCCAGTTTTTAATATCCTCCCTCTCCccacttttatataataagctTATCATTCCAAGTCTCTGCGATTCGGAAagtgttttatcaaaaaaggtttcttttaatatttgcgTAAGCTCATCCTGTATCAAAAACCAATATTCCTGATAAAATTCTGCAGTTATGCCATCTTCCCCTGGTGATTTATcccttttcattaatttaattgCTTTGAAAATTTCATCTTTTGTAATTTCACTATCACATAACCGTTTTTCTGCTTCAGATAGAGTTTTACTTACATTATATAGTAATTTTTCCCCAGCCTCTCTATTACAACCCCCCGAGGTAAAAAGTTtctcataatattttaattgctCGCCTAAGATttcattaatattatttttgtatgtgccATTTTCGGCTTTTATTTTTGACCATAGTTTTTCTTTTCCTCGTTTTTGTTCtaatctgaaaaaataatttgtggatttttcacctttttcataccaatttatttttgatcttaTGCGTGCTGCTTCTGCTTTTTGTtcgtaatatttataaatatctttttttagtttttcaacctcattcagatttttttgtgttcCATCATTTTCTAACAGATTTTCTAATTTATCTTCCCAATTTTtaacttcattttcatttaatctAAGTTTCTTTGAAACCGTTATTGTTATGTcctttattttagtttttgttaaatCCCAGAACtcctttttatctttaaaattatttatgttaAGTTTCCAAGATTtccaaaatgtttcaaaagtatttttgaaaagGTCGGTTTTAATTATACTATTGTTCATTTTCCAGTA
Coding sequences within it:
- the LOC134693424 gene encoding cysteine-rich venom protein TEL1-like is translated as MMFKIVVASAVISLVLSASVGDPLLHKDWVTDIPVATKADGHAAGIQKYQVANAGISQAEKQAIVDIHNKYRRMIGHNATNMMKLYWDDELANTAQHHAEQCQFAHDELVNRRPSSMPGIYVGQNMCIGSKSWEDCVKQFYDEKVNFAYGFGTKTLRWTDIGHFTQLASWHITKVGCGYAECVGRTDKTSMVCNYAYGQYYEDIQRPYTAGVKCGDCPDHCDNGLCDCGDTTCENFGTFDVKTCTCKCLPYYSGKSCEQVTCAIPEHTACVKQTMNDCKTGVNIAAECPRACGRCH